In the Sandaracinus amylolyticus genome, GGGGTCGCCTCGATCGCGCCGAGGCGCGTGAAGTCCCACGACACCGAGCCGCTCGCGCCGAGCTGCCCCTTGCGGAAGAGCACGCGCACGTTGCTCGACGTGCGGTTCTTGTTGTCGGTGAGGCACTCGACGATCACCGGCACGTGGTGCGGCGCGAAGCCCTCGTACACGACGGTCTCGTACTGCGCCGCGCCCTCGAGCAGGCCCGCGCCCTTCTTGATCGCGCGCTCCATCGTGTCGCGCGTCATCGACGCCTTGCGCGCGGCCTCGACCGCCATGCGCAGGCGCGCGTTCGTCGCGGGATCGGCTCCCCCGCGCGCTGCGATCTGCAGCTCCTTGGCGAGCTTGGAGAAGACCTTCCCCTTCGCATTCGCCGCCGCT is a window encoding:
- a CDS encoding YebC/PmpR family DNA-binding transcriptional regulator — encoded protein: MGAQWKQKGREAAANAKGKVFSKLAKELQIAARGGADPATNARLRMAVEAARKASMTRDTMERAIKKGAGLLEGAAQYETVVYEGFAPHHVPVIVECLTDNKNRTSSNVRVLFRKGQLGASGSVSWDFTRLGAIEATPPAAGADPEEAAIEAGAQDLEPDEGGTIFYSEPTELDAVSKALGERGWTVSSAKLIWKAKNPVALDDETKRAEVEAFLAAIDDDDDVEAVFVGLA